The Bacillota bacterium genome contains a region encoding:
- a CDS encoding DUF2087 domain-containing protein — protein MERTNIEKILMDRFEIKEEDIIDSIRFFGKDGRLFCFPSKQKNKVIIFIILSNKFEFDIEYSEKEINMELKRIVDDFPLFRRALIDFGLFSRTRDCKVYTRNR, from the coding sequence ATGGAAAGAACTAATATAGAAAAAATTTTGATGGATCGATTTGAAATCAAGGAAGAGGATATCATTGATTCCATTCGATTTTTTGGTAAAGATGGAAGATTATTCTGCTTCCCATCTAAACAAAAAAATAAAGTTATTATTTTTATCATCCTTTCTAATAAATTTGAGTTTGATATCGAATATTCTGAAAAGGAAATTAACATGGAATTAAAACGAATTGTTGATGATTTTCCTTTGTTTCGAAGAGCGCTCATTGATTTTGGTTTGTTTTCTAGGACAAGAGATTGTAAAGTATATACTAGAAACAGGTAA
- a CDS encoding ABC transporter ATP-binding protein/permease, which yields MFDQLQDEESFTSQKLDWKVWKKIFSFMKPLKKYVILSIFAMSVLAATDVIYPYISKFAIDDIIKPNIDSGVADLSKLPLFIGLYVIFMIIQATMVYLFILLAGKVQTELAFNIRRKAFHHLQELPFSYYDRTRTGWIMARMTSDSRNLSDILSWGIIDLTWGLFLMILLILVMLLVNWQLALITMAIVPFLIVISMYFRKYILKSYRSIRKVNSKITGAYNEGITGAITTKTLVLENSNYGDFDDLTSDMKRQSIRAAMVQGLYFPTVIFLISIATAVIYYVGGNMVFNLAISVGTLYLFTNYVWQFFEPVNNIASIYARFQQAQASAERIVSLIETEPDIVDTQEVIDKYGTLFDYKLENFEPLRGDVTFKHVSFKYHVGEQVLTDFNLDVKAGESIALVGHTGAGKSTIVNLICRFYEPTEGNILIDGVDYKERSLGWLHSNLGYVLQSPHLFSGNVMENIRYGNLKATDDEVIQAAKAVEAHEFIMRFENGYETECGEGGSRLSVGQKQLISFARAILADPKILVLDEATSSVDTETEQVIQFAINKLLKGRTSFIVAHRLSTIVHSNRILVLEDGKVIEEGTHKELINKKGQYFQLYTNQYSEDMLELSKK from the coding sequence ATGTTTGATCAATTACAAGATGAAGAGAGTTTTACGTCCCAGAAGTTAGATTGGAAAGTTTGGAAAAAGATTTTTAGTTTCATGAAACCATTAAAAAAATATGTTATTTTAAGTATTTTTGCCATGTCTGTACTTGCCGCAACCGATGTCATTTATCCTTACATTTCAAAATTTGCAATTGATGATATCATTAAACCAAATATTGATAGTGGAGTTGCTGATTTATCGAAGTTGCCACTGTTTATTGGATTATACGTGATTTTTATGATCATTCAAGCAACGATGGTATATCTGTTTATCTTGCTTGCAGGTAAAGTACAAACTGAACTTGCCTTTAACATTAGAAGAAAAGCATTTCATCACTTACAAGAATTACCTTTTTCTTATTATGACAGAACCAGAACTGGGTGGATTATGGCGAGAATGACTTCGGATTCGAGAAACCTAAGTGATATCTTATCATGGGGAATTATCGATCTTACTTGGGGTTTATTCTTAATGATTTTACTTATTTTAGTCATGCTTCTTGTCAACTGGCAGTTAGCATTAATTACCATGGCAATCGTACCATTCTTAATTGTCATATCGATGTATTTTAGAAAATACATCTTAAAGTCCTATCGTTCGATTCGAAAAGTAAACTCAAAAATTACTGGAGCATATAACGAGGGCATTACCGGAGCGATTACAACAAAAACACTTGTACTTGAAAATTCAAACTATGGCGATTTTGATGATTTAACTTCAGATATGAAGCGTCAATCAATTCGCGCAGCGATGGTACAAGGATTATATTTCCCAACCGTTATCTTTTTGATTTCGATTGCGACTGCTGTTATTTATTATGTTGGCGGAAACATGGTTTTTAATTTAGCCATCAGTGTGGGAACTCTTTATTTATTTACCAACTATGTTTGGCAATTCTTTGAACCGGTAAATAACATTGCATCTATTTATGCAAGGTTCCAGCAAGCACAAGCATCCGCAGAGCGAATTGTTTCATTAATTGAAACAGAACCAGATATTGTTGATACACAAGAAGTCATTGATAAATATGGAACCTTATTTGATTACAAACTAGAAAACTTTGAACCATTAAGAGGAGATGTTACATTTAAACATGTATCCTTTAAATATCATGTAGGGGAACAAGTGTTAACGGATTTTAATTTAGACGTGAAAGCGGGAGAATCTATAGCACTAGTAGGTCATACTGGAGCAGGAAAATCAACGATTGTCAATTTGATTTGCCGATTTTATGAGCCAACCGAAGGAAATATCCTAATTGATGGTGTTGATTACAAAGAAAGAAGCTTAGGGTGGCTACATTCGAATTTAGGCTACGTTTTACAGTCTCCTCATCTCTTTAGTGGTAATGTAATGGAAAACATCCGTTATGGCAATTTAAAGGCAACTGACGATGAAGTGATTCAAGCCGCAAAAGCCGTTGAAGCTCATGAGTTTATTATGAGATTTGAAAACGGATATGAAACGGAGTGTGGCGAGGGAGGATCTCGATTATCGGTTGGGCAAAAACAATTAATTTCTTTTGCTAGAGCCATTTTAGCTGATCCTAAGATTTTAGTGTTAGATGAAGCAACTTCTTCTGTAGATACCGAAACCGAACAAGTCATTCAATTTGCAATTAACAAGCTCTTAAAAGGCAGAACTTCTTTTATTGTTGCGCATCGTTTATCAACCATAGTCCATTCGAATCGAATTTTAGTTTTAGAGGATGGAAAAGTGATTGAAGAAGGAACCCATAAAGAATTAATTAACAAAAAAGGTCAATATTTCCAATTATATACCAATCAATATTCCGAAGATATGTTAGAACTCTCAAAAAAATAA